From Mycolicibacterium fluoranthenivorans, one genomic window encodes:
- a CDS encoding type II secretion system F family protein has product MTWSALLLAAALLVGTGPVRSGIRPAEPTPVRPASDPLAAASCFDILSACLGAGMATPAAAAAAAALAPAELAERLTRAAGLLALGADPAAAWAQAESASDPHGESLARMARRSAESGAALAQGAAELADQVRSEAGAAAEAAAGRASVLIAGPLGLCFLPAFVCLGVVPVVAGLAGDVLGSGLL; this is encoded by the coding sequence ATGACCTGGTCCGCTTTGCTTCTGGCTGCCGCTCTGCTCGTCGGCACCGGACCCGTTCGGTCCGGGATTCGGCCCGCGGAGCCGACACCGGTACGTCCGGCCTCGGATCCGCTGGCCGCGGCATCGTGTTTCGACATCCTGTCCGCCTGTCTGGGCGCGGGCATGGCCACCCCGGCCGCGGCCGCGGCGGCAGCCGCCCTGGCTCCCGCGGAGCTCGCCGAACGGCTCACTCGCGCAGCAGGGTTGCTCGCGCTGGGCGCGGACCCGGCCGCCGCCTGGGCGCAGGCCGAGTCCGCCTCCGACCCACATGGCGAGTCGTTGGCCCGGATGGCCAGGCGCTCCGCCGAATCGGGGGCGGCGCTGGCTCAGGGGGCCGCCGAACTGGCCGATCAGGTGCGCAGCGAAGCCGGTGCCGCGGCAGAGGCCGCCGCAGGACGGGCTTCGGTGCTGATCGCCGGACCGCTGGGTCTGTGCTTCCTTCCGGCGTTCGTCTGTCTGGGCGTGGTGCCGGTGGTCGCCGGGCTGGCGGGCGATGTGCTGGGGTCGGGCCTGCTGTGA
- a CDS encoding TadE family type IV pilus minor pilin: protein MSADDGAVTVEAAFAVATLVAVLVFCAAGLTALGMQVRCIDAAREAARLAARGADGTAAVERVGPRGAMVALRRDGAFVVARVSAKSPLLPGVTVAAEAVAAVEPGQ, encoded by the coding sequence CTGAGCGCCGATGACGGGGCGGTCACGGTCGAGGCCGCGTTCGCGGTCGCCACACTGGTGGCGGTTCTGGTCTTCTGTGCGGCGGGCCTCACCGCGCTGGGCATGCAGGTGCGCTGCATCGACGCGGCACGGGAGGCGGCACGACTGGCCGCACGCGGCGCCGACGGGACCGCGGCCGTCGAACGGGTCGGCCCCAGGGGCGCGATGGTGGCGCTGCGGCGAGACGGTGCGTTCGTCGTCGCCCGGGTCAGTGCGAAATCGCCACTGCTACCCGGTGTCACCGTCGCCGCCGAAGCAGTGGCGGCCGTCGAACCCGGTCAGTGA
- a CDS encoding DUF4244 domain-containing protein, translating into MVRNMIRSFQARMTVIATDESGMSTVEYAIGTIAAAAFGAILYSVVTGDSIVTALSNIITRALNTNV; encoded by the coding sequence ATGGTAAGGAACATGATTCGGTCATTTCAGGCGAGAATGACGGTGATCGCCACCGACGAGTCCGGCATGTCCACCGTCGAATACGCGATCGGCACGATCGCCGCCGCGGCCTTCGGGGCCATTCTCTACTCGGTGGTGACCGGCGATTCCATCGTCACCGCGCTGTCGAACATCATCACCCGGGCGCTCAACACCAATGTCTGA
- a CDS encoding PAS domain-containing protein, translating to MDHDWLLVETLGDEPAVVAQGSRTKNLVPITTFLRRNPHLMAIQSAIGETVRGGQPLTSITSKHDRVIRTDVVRMSDGVIHGVQLWIGPPDIEAPERPLIGPLKWDLDSGVATDTPESLTISGRDASREATHGRAFAEDLPAHALNADESSVLSMVIRAKPGNVMCSTWNVTDYRGAPIAVGFVARARREPQDDGTERLICRSMNWRAEREEPVPRPDDLAQRILDGLATPGVHRALVDLNSWRLLKWLDEPCPFYDWRATEVDAPTLDPADEHQILSMAQEFAVGPTSRVLGLRSHDGGYTPIHVTATRVEIDENTIAALLALRLPTDEELAAAQQGAMVAEPAEPSSRPSLKTLLRLGKSADPHG from the coding sequence CGGAGACGAGCCCGCAGTGGTCGCCCAGGGGTCACGCACCAAGAACCTCGTGCCCATCACGACGTTTCTGCGACGGAATCCGCACCTGATGGCGATCCAGTCGGCGATCGGCGAAACCGTCCGCGGCGGACAGCCACTGACGAGCATCACCTCCAAACACGACCGCGTGATTCGCACCGACGTGGTGCGGATGTCCGACGGGGTGATCCATGGTGTGCAGCTGTGGATCGGACCGCCGGATATCGAGGCGCCGGAACGCCCGTTGATCGGGCCACTCAAATGGGATCTGGATTCCGGTGTGGCAACCGATACGCCCGAATCACTGACCATCAGTGGCCGCGACGCGTCCCGGGAGGCGACGCACGGTCGCGCGTTTGCCGAGGACCTGCCCGCGCACGCACTCAACGCGGACGAATCCAGTGTGCTGTCGATGGTGATCCGCGCCAAACCTGGCAATGTCATGTGCAGCACCTGGAATGTCACCGACTACCGGGGCGCGCCCATCGCCGTCGGCTTCGTGGCCCGGGCCCGTCGCGAACCTCAGGACGACGGCACCGAGCGGCTGATCTGCCGGTCGATGAACTGGCGCGCCGAGCGTGAAGAACCGGTGCCGCGACCCGACGATCTGGCCCAGCGCATCCTCGACGGGCTGGCGACGCCGGGCGTCCACCGAGCCCTGGTGGACCTCAACAGCTGGCGCCTGCTGAAGTGGCTGGATGAGCCCTGCCCGTTCTACGACTGGCGCGCCACCGAGGTGGACGCCCCCACCCTCGATCCCGCAGACGAACACCAGATCCTCTCGATGGCACAGGAATTCGCGGTCGGCCCGACCTCCCGCGTGCTGGGTCTGCGGTCCCACGACGGCGGCTACACCCCGATCCACGTGACGGCCACCCGCGTCGAAATCGACGAGAACACCATCGCCGCGCTGCTGGCGTTGCGGCTGCCGACCGATGAGGAACTCGCCGCCGCCCAGCAGGGTGCGATGGTGGCCGAGCCCGCCGAACCCAGCTCCCGGCCCTCCCTGAAAACGCTGTTGCGGCTGGGCAAATCGGCCGATCCGCACGGCTGA
- a CDS encoding Rv3654c family TadE-like protein, giving the protein MSPSPPKQWRPSNPVSDDRGSATLIGAAMVGVLVAVTMGMAVLGTAVMARHRAQAAADLAAHAAATALPSGRHAACAQATSVASAMGTALSGCVIDGLDAVVTVDAVTGVRQWRARAQARAGPA; this is encoded by the coding sequence GTGTCACCGTCGCCGCCGAAGCAGTGGCGGCCGTCGAACCCGGTCAGTGACGACCGCGGTTCGGCGACGCTGATCGGCGCGGCCATGGTGGGCGTGCTGGTCGCGGTCACCATGGGTATGGCGGTGCTCGGAACGGCGGTCATGGCCCGGCACCGGGCGCAGGCGGCAGCCGATCTGGCCGCCCACGCCGCGGCTACCGCACTGCCATCGGGCCGGCACGCCGCCTGTGCCCAGGCGACGTCGGTGGCCTCCGCGATGGGGACGGCACTGTCGGGTTGTGTCATCGACGGACTGGACGCGGTGGTCACCGTCGACGCGGTCACCGGGGTGCGGCAGTGGCGAGCCCGCGCGCAGGCCCGGGCGGGCCCGGCGTGA